In Neokomagataea tanensis, one genomic interval encodes:
- a CDS encoding sugar phosphate isomerase/epimerase family protein has protein sequence MGDFPFSFGVNQFTTQPWSFEEDVARYAELGVDAIEVCEAKLAPEKLQAQLDLVKQSGLKISAVQPKIRTFFGSKMAPEPTETDARVEAFIGSLKKLAPYAQGASFVMNTGAPVNGNVRQVVDETVRYMRKVAPIAQDLGVKVAIEPLNPTSVNVETAIWTIDQALELIETVAHPAFGLCLDYWNIWQQNQCAEAIKRAGKAIFVLQVSDWRTPYSGTDRLVPGDGSIPLGQLLRATHDAGFDGACTVEIFSSDVPDSLYDQDLKTVLVRSRDGLIKAWNEG, from the coding sequence ATGGGTGATTTTCCGTTTTCTTTTGGCGTCAATCAATTCACGACGCAGCCATGGTCTTTTGAGGAAGACGTCGCGCGTTACGCGGAACTTGGGGTTGATGCCATAGAAGTTTGCGAAGCCAAACTTGCCCCAGAAAAGCTACAGGCTCAGCTCGACCTGGTAAAACAATCCGGTTTGAAAATCAGTGCCGTACAGCCCAAGATACGCACATTTTTTGGGAGCAAAATGGCGCCTGAGCCGACAGAAACTGATGCACGGGTCGAAGCCTTTATTGGTAGTTTGAAAAAATTGGCTCCTTACGCGCAAGGTGCTTCGTTTGTCATGAATACTGGTGCTCCGGTAAATGGAAACGTCCGGCAGGTCGTTGATGAAACGGTCCGGTACATGCGTAAAGTAGCGCCCATCGCGCAGGATTTGGGTGTGAAGGTCGCTATCGAGCCGCTTAACCCGACTTCGGTGAACGTCGAGACTGCCATTTGGACGATCGACCAGGCTTTAGAGCTGATTGAAACGGTAGCGCATCCTGCGTTTGGGCTGTGCTTGGATTACTGGAATATTTGGCAACAAAATCAATGTGCCGAGGCGATTAAAAGAGCCGGAAAGGCTATTTTTGTTTTGCAAGTTTCCGATTGGCGCACGCCTTACTCTGGTACTGACAGACTAGTGCCGGGAGATGGCAGCATTCCGCTGGGGCAGTTGTTGCGGGCAACGCATGATGCAGGTTTTGATGGGGCATGCACGGTCGAGATTTTTTCTTCAGATGTGCCTGACAGCCTTTACGACCAAGACCTAAAAACGGTCCTTGTGAGAAGCAGGGACGGGCTGATTAAGGCTTGGAATGAAGGCTGA